In a genomic window of Occallatibacter riparius:
- a CDS encoding tetratricopeptide repeat protein gives MHSIRKFSTRLLAIAVLAATVNFAPVRAHAVSKEIVELQTQVQQLLDMVQRLQSTMDSRFGVIQHLVEQSTDSANRMSAAVTDLQQKLASQNEAMSGKIDSSAASVQSLNDSVDELKSRVGKLQDALNQIQTQLQNAQPAPGGQGAPQGGAGQPGPGAQAGPAANAAPPLEDTFQAGVRDFNSAKYNVAQGEFQDIIQYYPNDDLAGQAQFYLGEIAYRQQDYGNAIKSYNSVLEGFPTSNKAPAAQLHKGLSLLAQNKRNPGIEELRALIRKHPQTPEAAQARTKLNGMGVKITASAPR, from the coding sequence ATGCATTCGATTCGCAAGTTCTCTACCCGTCTTCTGGCCATCGCTGTTCTTGCCGCCACGGTGAATTTCGCTCCGGTTCGCGCTCACGCGGTCTCGAAAGAGATTGTGGAACTGCAGACCCAGGTGCAGCAGTTGCTGGACATGGTGCAGCGTCTGCAATCGACGATGGATTCGCGCTTTGGGGTGATTCAGCACCTGGTGGAGCAGAGCACCGACAGCGCCAATCGCATGTCGGCTGCGGTGACTGACTTGCAACAGAAGCTGGCGTCGCAGAACGAGGCGATGAGCGGCAAGATCGACTCGAGCGCGGCTTCAGTGCAGTCGCTGAACGACTCGGTGGATGAGCTGAAGTCGCGTGTGGGCAAGCTGCAGGACGCGCTGAACCAGATCCAGACGCAGTTGCAGAACGCGCAGCCGGCGCCGGGTGGTCAGGGGGCTCCGCAGGGGGGAGCCGGACAGCCGGGTCCGGGAGCGCAGGCCGGTCCGGCGGCAAACGCAGCGCCTCCACTAGAGGACACGTTTCAGGCCGGGGTGCGCGACTTCAACAGCGCAAAGTACAACGTGGCGCAGGGCGAGTTCCAGGACATCATTCAGTACTACCCAAACGATGACCTGGCGGGGCAGGCACAGTTCTACCTAGGCGAGATTGCGTACCGGCAGCAGGATTACGGCAATGCCATCAAGTCGTACAACTCGGTTCTAGAGGGATTTCCGACCAGCAACAAGGCTCCCGCGGCGCAGTTGCACAAGGGACTCTCGCTGCTGGCTCAGAACAAGCGGAATCCGGGGATTGAGGAGCTGCGGGCGCTGATCCGGAAGCATCCGCAAACGCCGGAAGCGGCACAGGCGCGGACGAAGCTGAATGGGATGGGGGTCAAGATCACGGCTTCGGCGCCTCGCTGA
- the pal gene encoding peptidoglycan-associated lipoprotein Pal, whose protein sequence is MKKTFRLVVPLFLLVALVAIAGCKKKEKPVPPAAEAPPAAPAPTAQLTATPSSISAGDQVQLTWKTTDATSVSIDGLGDVPTSGVKSVSPTASTSYHLVARGEGGTADATARVTVEQKPAVAVPSNTMSEEEEFRASVHDIFFDYDTADIRADGQSTLSQDAAYLNSHPNVKVVIGGYCDERGSNEYNLALGQNRAEAARNALVNAGVAATRLRVISYGKEKPFCSESTEECWQQNRRAGFALDK, encoded by the coding sequence TTGAAAAAAACATTTCGTCTTGTCGTTCCGCTTTTTCTGCTTGTCGCCCTGGTTGCCATTGCTGGTTGCAAGAAGAAGGAAAAGCCCGTGCCGCCAGCAGCAGAGGCTCCGCCGGCCGCACCTGCTCCAACTGCTCAGCTCACGGCTACGCCTTCGAGCATTTCGGCAGGCGACCAGGTTCAGCTGACATGGAAGACGACGGACGCTACCAGCGTTTCGATCGACGGCCTCGGCGATGTGCCGACGTCGGGCGTGAAGTCGGTTTCGCCCACCGCATCGACCAGCTACCACCTGGTGGCTCGCGGTGAAGGCGGCACGGCTGATGCCACCGCCCGCGTGACTGTGGAGCAGAAGCCCGCTGTGGCGGTGCCGAGCAACACGATGAGCGAGGAAGAAGAGTTCCGCGCCAGTGTGCACGACATCTTCTTCGACTACGACACGGCGGACATCCGCGCCGACGGGCAGAGCACTTTGTCGCAGGATGCGGCTTATCTGAACAGCCACCCGAATGTGAAGGTGGTAATCGGCGGCTATTGCGACGAGCGGGGATCGAACGAGTACAACCTTGCGCTGGGCCAGAACCGCGCCGAGGCTGCGCGCAACGCGCTGGTGAATGCCGGCGTGGCGGCAACCCGGCTGCGCGTGATCAGCTACGGCAAGGAGAAGCCGTTCTGCAGCGAGTCCACCGAAGAGTGCTGGCAGCAGAATCGCCGCGCCGGCTTCGCGCTGGATAAGTAG
- the tolB gene encoding Tol-Pal system beta propeller repeat protein TolB: MKKFPLFLLTLVALILLTAPTYAQDWVHAGTNLGNARIRLGAADFKPVGADPQTPALKATFDATLFSDLQNAGIFDLVSKSMAPQGTPGSQQEMNLGQWSAAPALAEMVAFGALQSNNGRLSVTGFLDDTRNTQSPQVLTQQYNEAASQDMARTVAHRFADAIIERLGGGINGIAETKIYFVSNRTGTKEIWAMDYDGQNQHQVTHLGSTSISPRISPDNNRIAFCSLGKDGWAIRMYSLELGRIVSFPGGSAGGNNFSPAWAADGSKVAFSSGRTGNPEIWVADASGGNLRKLTSFREPDVSPTWNPRTNAQIAWVSGRTGLPQIYIMDQDGSNIQRMTDGGYAISPSWHPNGAMLTFSWNRKYGPGAPGGQDIYVMDIASKRWMQLTHDSGSNDFPSWSPDGRHIVFERTVGHKAQIWSMLADGTQQQQLTHGGENFMPNWSWK, from the coding sequence ATGAAGAAGTTTCCCCTGTTTCTTCTGACGCTTGTTGCCCTGATTCTTCTTACCGCTCCAACGTATGCCCAGGACTGGGTTCACGCCGGAACGAACCTGGGCAATGCGCGCATCCGGCTGGGCGCGGCTGATTTCAAGCCCGTGGGCGCCGACCCGCAGACGCCGGCGTTGAAGGCGACGTTCGACGCTACGCTGTTCAGCGACTTGCAGAATGCGGGCATCTTCGATTTGGTGTCGAAGTCGATGGCGCCGCAGGGGACGCCGGGATCGCAGCAGGAGATGAATCTCGGGCAGTGGTCGGCTGCTCCTGCGCTGGCGGAGATGGTGGCGTTTGGCGCACTGCAGAGCAACAACGGGCGGCTGTCTGTAACTGGGTTTCTGGACGACACGCGCAACACGCAGAGCCCGCAGGTTTTGACGCAGCAGTACAACGAGGCGGCCAGCCAGGATATGGCGCGGACGGTGGCGCACCGCTTTGCCGACGCCATTATCGAGCGGCTGGGCGGCGGGATTAACGGTATTGCAGAGACGAAGATCTACTTTGTTTCCAACAGGACAGGGACGAAGGAGATCTGGGCGATGGACTACGACGGGCAGAATCAGCACCAAGTTACACATCTGGGCAGCACTTCGATATCTCCCCGCATCTCACCGGACAACAACCGAATTGCGTTTTGTTCCCTGGGCAAGGACGGGTGGGCGATTCGGATGTATTCGCTCGAGCTTGGGCGGATTGTGAGTTTCCCGGGAGGGTCCGCAGGTGGCAACAACTTCTCGCCAGCATGGGCAGCCGATGGATCGAAGGTCGCCTTTTCGTCCGGACGAACCGGGAACCCGGAGATATGGGTTGCCGACGCGAGCGGTGGAAATCTGCGTAAGCTCACGTCGTTCCGCGAACCCGACGTCTCTCCCACCTGGAACCCCCGCACCAACGCGCAAATCGCATGGGTGAGCGGGCGGACCGGGCTGCCGCAGATCTACATCATGGATCAGGACGGCTCTAACATTCAGCGCATGACGGACGGCGGGTACGCGATCTCGCCTAGCTGGCATCCGAATGGCGCGATGCTGACGTTCAGCTGGAATCGCAAGTACGGGCCGGGCGCGCCGGGCGGGCAGGACATCTACGTGATGGACATTGCCTCGAAGCGCTGGATGCAGCTCACGCATGATTCGGGGTCTAATGATTTTCCGTCGTGGTCGCCCGACGGGCGGCATATTGTGTTTGAGCGCACGGTGGGTCACAAGGCGCAGATCTGGTCGATGCTGGCCGATGGCACGCAGCAGCAGCAGCTGACGCACGGCGGCGAGAACTTCATGCCTAACTGGAGTTGGAAGTAG
- a CDS encoding energy transducer TonB, which produces MSVLLEREEHLERELTGEPIAAPATGSVLLHLALAGAIAAYYLVNISHNLWGGPNVGGAIAVNLVSSAIPLPSDVPPNQNVLATDKPSPAPAPPEPKTVAPKVDEQTIPIQDKKAPPPKPQPTPPKTQQKVAQPQPQNKAQYGEMAANNLPRAVQGQTNPGPTSITQGDFGTRFAWYVDGINRKMSQAWNKFEVDPRTPKGARVFVTFPISRNGQPGNPQLDRSSGSPTLDRSCLRAVQRVDTFGALPNGYNGSTLNVSYYCEY; this is translated from the coding sequence ATGAGCGTCCTGCTTGAGCGCGAAGAACACCTGGAACGAGAGCTGACGGGCGAGCCGATCGCCGCGCCGGCTACGGGATCGGTGTTGCTGCATCTCGCACTGGCGGGGGCGATCGCGGCCTATTACCTGGTCAACATCTCGCACAACCTGTGGGGCGGGCCGAATGTGGGCGGCGCGATTGCGGTGAATCTAGTATCGAGCGCGATTCCGCTACCAAGCGATGTACCGCCGAACCAGAACGTGCTGGCAACGGACAAGCCTAGCCCAGCGCCTGCGCCGCCGGAGCCGAAGACCGTCGCCCCTAAGGTGGATGAGCAGACGATTCCGATCCAGGACAAGAAGGCGCCCCCACCGAAGCCTCAGCCTACGCCGCCCAAGACGCAGCAGAAGGTGGCGCAGCCGCAGCCACAGAACAAGGCGCAGTACGGCGAAATGGCTGCGAATAATTTGCCGCGTGCAGTGCAGGGACAGACGAATCCGGGGCCGACGTCGATTACGCAGGGTGATTTCGGAACGCGATTTGCGTGGTATGTGGACGGCATCAATCGCAAGATGTCGCAGGCGTGGAACAAGTTTGAAGTTGACCCGCGAACTCCGAAAGGTGCGCGCGTTTTCGTCACCTTTCCGATTTCGAGGAACGGCCAGCCGGGCAATCCGCAATTGGACAGATCGAGCGGCAGCCCGACGCTGGACAGATCGTGCCTGCGCGCCGTGCAGCGCGTTGACACATTCGGTGCGCTTCCCAACGGTTACAACGGCAGTACTTTGAACGTTTCGTATTATTGTGAGTACTGA
- a CDS encoding ExbD/TolR family protein has translation MAFTTANGRTQSSLAEINITPLVDVVLVLLVIFMITAPVLQSGIEVAVPKTRTVKEITEQRLVVTIDRDSNVFLGDSPVNIHDLGQKLHDASGSGDTVKQVIYLRADERVTFGAFASVMDAVKQAGITNISIVTQPLDKSGK, from the coding sequence GTGGCTTTTACGACAGCAAACGGCCGGACCCAGTCCTCGCTGGCGGAGATCAACATTACACCGCTGGTAGACGTTGTGCTGGTGCTGCTGGTCATCTTCATGATCACGGCGCCGGTGCTGCAATCGGGTATCGAAGTGGCGGTGCCGAAGACACGCACGGTGAAGGAAATCACCGAGCAGCGGCTTGTGGTCACCATCGATCGCGACTCGAATGTGTTTCTCGGCGACTCGCCGGTGAATATCCACGACCTGGGGCAGAAACTGCATGACGCCAGTGGCAGCGGCGACACGGTGAAGCAGGTGATTTATCTGCGCGCCGACGAACGCGTGACTTTCGGCGCTTTCGCCAGCGTGATGGACGCAGTCAAACAGGCGGGGATCACGAATATTTCGATTGTGACGCAGCCGTTGGATAAGAGCGGCAAGTAG
- a CDS encoding MotA/TolQ/ExbB proton channel family protein — MAIFTPLAFAFLLQNDAASAPVDGGLAHGASSLMDLMSQIGPVAIGVLLVLLLSSLYSWTIIFRKWSTFRTATNASKRFVRTFRKATRLQEIAAITGDYKDSPLAQVFEDVYETYKRQTGGGGPPRNLAPLERSAQTAASEAVTSLERRLSWLATIAAVSPFVGLFGTVMGIVEAFHGLGTAGAATLRAVAPGIAEALITTAAGLFVAVPAVVAYNQFAARIRVFASAIDDFSRELLNSLEEIQVRPSAPPPQAGPVQPGPYSSPAGGTSYSRPLSETGRELPSRG; from the coding sequence ATGGCGATTTTTACCCCTCTAGCCTTTGCTTTTCTGTTACAGAATGATGCCGCTTCAGCGCCGGTAGACGGTGGGCTTGCGCACGGAGCGAGCTCATTGATGGACCTGATGAGCCAGATCGGCCCGGTTGCGATCGGGGTGCTGCTTGTCCTGCTGCTGTCGAGCCTTTATTCGTGGACGATCATCTTCCGCAAGTGGTCAACATTCCGCACAGCGACGAACGCCAGCAAGCGCTTCGTGCGGACGTTCCGCAAGGCGACGCGGCTTCAGGAAATTGCGGCGATCACGGGCGACTACAAGGACAGCCCGCTGGCGCAGGTATTTGAAGACGTCTACGAGACGTACAAACGGCAGACCGGCGGAGGAGGCCCACCGCGCAACCTGGCTCCGCTGGAGCGCAGCGCGCAGACGGCAGCGAGTGAAGCTGTGACGAGCCTGGAGCGCCGCCTGTCGTGGCTTGCGACAATCGCCGCGGTTAGTCCGTTTGTGGGCTTGTTCGGAACCGTGATGGGCATCGTAGAAGCGTTCCACGGACTGGGCACTGCGGGCGCGGCCACGCTGCGCGCGGTTGCGCCGGGCATTGCGGAAGCGCTGATCACGACGGCCGCTGGATTGTTTGTCGCAGTGCCTGCCGTTGTGGCGTATAACCAGTTCGCCGCGCGCATTCGCGTGTTTGCTTCGGCTATCGATGACTTCTCGCGCGAGCTGCTGAATTCACTGGAAGAGATCCAGGTGCGGCCTTCCGCTCCGCCACCGCAGGCGGGACCCGTGCAGCCGGGACCGTATTCGAGCCCGGCAGGTGGAACTTCCTACTCACGGCCGCTTTCGGAGACGGGCCGAGAGCTTCCTTCGCGAGGTTAG
- the recN gene encoding DNA repair protein RecN has protein sequence MLIELRAENYAVIDHAIAVFGPGLNLLTGETGAGKSILVDALALLMGGKSSAEVIRHGADRAVVSCVFEATAGAEAILEENGIDVEGTEVILRREILTSGKGRVFVNNQPATVAVLKQLAPELALVHAQTETLVSFDQGQQRHLLDRFAGISLEAVNEAYTKWKQASDKLADLLEGEQDRLRMVDLWTYQSKEIDAAKLEPEEDEALETEKRVLANAEKLYAAAMGAFDQLYEGGISVEVCLRAAIKHVEELARYDGKFNESVQQLKSAGAIVDDVATSLRDYAEGINASPDRLAEIEDRLAIIDRLKRKYGKTVAEILAFSEDVARKLSEVEDRDEILKTLRAEVDRTAAEYRKAAAALSIERKAAAARLAKQAEAQINSLAMKVRFEIEVAANEEEQNWSAAGWDEVEYRIATNAGEPLKPLHEIASGGEMSRVMLALKVAVEETTSKNKRKTPTPRTLVFDEIDIGIGGRAAEAVGQKLKALSRGQQILCVTHLPQIAAFADQHFLIDKRESGGRTKTQIRLLDQRQSTHEVARMLSGATVTETSLQHAAQMIAASK, from the coding sequence ATGCTCATAGAATTACGCGCAGAGAACTACGCAGTCATCGATCACGCCATCGCGGTCTTCGGGCCGGGGCTCAACCTGCTCACGGGTGAAACCGGTGCAGGCAAATCCATCCTCGTCGATGCGCTCGCGCTTCTCATGGGCGGCAAGTCCTCTGCCGAGGTCATCCGCCATGGCGCAGATCGCGCTGTCGTCTCCTGCGTTTTTGAAGCCACTGCAGGCGCTGAAGCGATCCTCGAGGAAAACGGCATCGACGTAGAAGGCACTGAAGTCATCCTCCGTCGCGAAATCCTCACCAGCGGGAAGGGAAGAGTCTTCGTCAACAACCAGCCCGCCACGGTCGCGGTGCTCAAGCAACTCGCTCCCGAACTCGCGCTCGTCCACGCCCAGACCGAAACGCTCGTCAGCTTTGACCAGGGCCAGCAGCGCCACCTGCTCGATCGCTTCGCCGGCATCTCGCTCGAAGCCGTTAACGAGGCGTACACAAAGTGGAAGCAGGCCAGCGACAAACTCGCCGACCTTCTCGAAGGCGAGCAGGACCGCCTCCGCATGGTCGATCTCTGGACCTACCAATCGAAAGAGATCGACGCCGCCAAACTCGAGCCCGAAGAAGACGAGGCGCTCGAGACCGAAAAGCGCGTGCTCGCCAACGCTGAAAAGCTCTACGCCGCGGCCATGGGCGCATTCGATCAACTTTACGAAGGCGGCATCTCCGTTGAGGTCTGCCTGCGCGCCGCCATCAAGCACGTGGAAGAGCTCGCGCGCTACGACGGCAAGTTCAACGAGTCCGTGCAGCAACTCAAATCCGCCGGCGCGATCGTCGACGACGTCGCCACAAGCCTGCGCGATTACGCCGAAGGCATCAATGCTAGCCCCGATCGTCTCGCCGAAATCGAAGACCGCCTCGCCATCATTGACCGTCTCAAGCGCAAATACGGTAAGACTGTCGCCGAGATCCTCGCCTTCAGTGAAGACGTCGCCCGCAAACTCTCTGAGGTAGAAGACCGCGACGAAATCCTGAAGACTCTTCGCGCCGAAGTCGATCGCACCGCAGCGGAATATCGCAAAGCCGCTGCTGCGCTAAGCATCGAACGCAAAGCCGCGGCGGCGCGCCTCGCCAAGCAGGCCGAAGCGCAGATCAACTCCCTCGCGATGAAGGTCCGCTTCGAAATCGAAGTTGCCGCAAATGAAGAAGAGCAGAACTGGTCCGCCGCGGGCTGGGACGAAGTTGAATACCGCATCGCCACCAACGCCGGCGAGCCGCTGAAGCCGCTGCACGAAATCGCCTCAGGTGGCGAAATGAGTCGAGTCATGCTCGCCCTCAAAGTAGCCGTCGAAGAAACCACGTCGAAGAACAAGCGCAAGACGCCCACGCCGCGCACACTCGTCTTCGATGAAATCGACATCGGCATCGGAGGCCGTGCCGCAGAAGCTGTCGGTCAGAAACTGAAAGCTCTGAGCCGTGGTCAGCAGATCCTCTGCGTCACGCACCTGCCACAGATCGCCGCCTTCGCCGATCAGCATTTCCTCATTGATAAGCGCGAGAGTGGCGGCCGCACCAAAACGCAGATCCGTCTCCTCGATCAGCGCCAGAGCACGCATGAAGTCGCGCGCATGCTCTCCGGCGCCACAGTCACGGAGACAAGCCTCCAGCACGCCGCCCAAATGATCGCCGCCAGCAAATAG
- a CDS encoding response regulator, which yields MPGLPGSRKIMVVDDEETIADTLALIFSSNGYDARSTYSAEQALETLEEWKPDLAIIDVVLPGMNGIEFAIFLKASYPDVHFLLFSGQPGTGGLLEEAKKKGHLFEILAKPLHPTFMLATVANMLSAPPIDASHLPN from the coding sequence ATGCCAGGCCTTCCAGGCAGCCGCAAAATCATGGTGGTCGACGATGAAGAGACGATCGCCGATACGCTGGCTTTGATCTTTTCTTCGAATGGTTACGACGCGCGCAGTACCTACTCCGCCGAGCAGGCATTGGAGACGCTTGAGGAGTGGAAGCCCGACCTCGCGATTATCGATGTGGTGCTGCCGGGGATGAACGGGATTGAGTTCGCCATTTTTTTGAAGGCGAGCTATCCCGATGTGCACTTCCTGCTGTTCAGCGGGCAGCCGGGCACGGGCGGGCTGCTGGAAGAGGCCAAGAAGAAGGGGCACCTCTTCGAGATCCTGGCCAAGCCGCTGCACCCGACGTTCATGCTGGCTACGGTGGCTAATATGCTGTCGGCACCGCCGATCGATGCGAGTCATTTGCCAAATTGA
- a CDS encoding LexA family transcriptional regulator — translation MKPEYSITAQPSLVPEWADRILRLISDLKITQARLAERLGVSPATVSRWIQGKHEPTAEGYVALGNLAPRPDAVYFWERAGMDVANLPDTSLHRVASSLRVNLDELNVVAGKRVSKELTAASGAVAIPLLHASAYGDPIPPGENVSLAEVEVEELILAPLAWCPNPEHMIGMHLQGDSMMPVVPPGSILFVDTSATDRDQLDKKLVVVSHRDLGFKVARLQRLEGTDLLISANHRYLPLDVSNASKWKVFGQILWWVSRDTVPAA, via the coding sequence TTGAAACCGGAGTATTCAATAACGGCACAGCCATCCCTCGTGCCGGAGTGGGCAGATCGAATTCTGCGCCTCATTTCTGACCTCAAGATCACCCAGGCGCGCCTGGCTGAACGCCTCGGGGTTTCGCCCGCCACCGTATCCCGCTGGATTCAGGGAAAACACGAGCCCACGGCCGAAGGGTATGTCGCCCTCGGCAATCTGGCCCCGCGTCCCGATGCCGTCTACTTCTGGGAGCGCGCCGGCATGGACGTTGCCAACCTGCCCGACACCAGCCTCCACCGAGTCGCATCCTCGCTTCGCGTCAACCTCGACGAACTCAACGTCGTCGCCGGGAAGCGAGTTTCGAAGGAACTAACCGCGGCCTCGGGCGCTGTGGCAATTCCGCTTCTCCACGCCTCTGCCTATGGAGATCCGATTCCACCCGGTGAAAACGTTAGTCTCGCTGAAGTGGAAGTCGAAGAGCTGATTCTGGCTCCCCTCGCCTGGTGCCCCAATCCCGAGCACATGATCGGCATGCATCTTCAGGGCGATTCCATGATGCCAGTTGTCCCGCCCGGCTCCATCCTCTTTGTCGATACCTCGGCCACCGATCGCGATCAACTCGACAAAAAGCTTGTCGTCGTCTCGCATCGAGACCTCGGCTTCAAGGTGGCGCGCCTCCAGCGGCTTGAAGGAACTGACCTGCTCATTTCGGCAAACCACCGGTATCTGCCGCTCGACGTGAGCAACGCTTCCAAGTGGAAGGTGTTTGGCCAAATCCTGTGGTGGGTCTCGCGCGATACCGTCCCAGCCGCGTAG
- a CDS encoding DUF4230 domain-containing protein — MSDLENANPNRSSRALWVVLVGSVLLAVFVVIVLVPTLLVRAGIWSFGNGTFGRITHIDTSATAVVEKIRQLSRLESVNYTVDKIVEANKDTPGVPNFLAGDRMLFIAHGDVIAGVDLTQLGKNDVQVNGDSAQVRLPAAQILVTRIDNTRSRVYQRTTGLLVPADPNLESQVRQVAEEQIRQAALDDKILDKARDNARVTVTGLLYALGFKKVDVK; from the coding sequence ATGAGCGATCTTGAGAACGCGAATCCCAACCGCAGCAGCCGCGCCCTGTGGGTGGTGCTGGTGGGATCTGTGCTGCTTGCCGTTTTTGTTGTGATTGTCCTGGTACCGACCCTTCTCGTGCGGGCCGGTATATGGTCCTTCGGCAACGGAACTTTCGGCCGCATCACGCACATTGATACCTCGGCAACGGCGGTGGTGGAGAAGATACGGCAGCTATCGCGGCTAGAGTCGGTGAACTACACCGTGGACAAGATCGTCGAGGCCAACAAGGATACGCCGGGGGTTCCCAACTTCCTTGCGGGCGACCGCATGCTGTTTATCGCGCACGGCGACGTGATTGCCGGCGTAGACCTGACGCAGCTGGGCAAGAATGACGTGCAGGTGAATGGCGACTCGGCGCAGGTTCGTTTACCCGCGGCGCAGATCCTGGTGACGCGTATCGATAACACGCGAAGCCGTGTGTATCAGCGCACGACCGGGCTGCTGGTTCCTGCTGATCCGAATCTTGAGTCACAGGTGCGCCAAGTGGCCGAGGAGCAGATCAGGCAGGCCGCACTGGACGATAAGATCCTGGACAAAGCCCGCGACAACGCGCGCGTAACCGTAACGGGCCTGCTCTACGCGCTGGGGTTCAAGAAAGTGGACGTGAAGTAA